A single genomic interval of Danio aesculapii chromosome 5, fDanAes4.1, whole genome shotgun sequence harbors:
- the med22 gene encoding mediator of RNA polymerase II transcription subunit 22 isoform X1, producing the protein MSTQRVLPQSKETLLQNYNKRLKDDIRSILDNFTEIIKTAKVEDETQVSRATQAEQDHFEMHVRAANIVRAGESLMKLVSDLKQFLILNDFPSVNEAISLRNQQLRTLQEECDKKLISLRDEIAIDLYELEEEYYSSSCGQWDGVELPLCEAFHRQDSWGSPEMTSDPSHANPEDSDHLGSQESMQRHRNGSGTSEQS; encoded by the exons ATGTCCACACAGAGAGTCCTCCCTCAAAGCAAGGAGACTCTTTTGCAGAACTACAACAAGAGACTCAAAGATGACATCAGGTCAATTCTAGACAATTTTACGGAAATAATTAAAACTGCTAAG GTGGAAGATGAGACTCAGGTTTCCAGGGCGACGCAAGCTGAACAGGACCACTTTGAAATGCATGTCCGAGCTGCCAACATT gtACGTGCAGGAGAGTCTCTGATGAAGCTTGTCTCAGACCTGAAGCAGTTCCTTATTCTGAATGATTTCCCGTCTGTCAACGAGGCCATAAGTCTGCGTAACCAGCAGCTGCGCACGCTGCAGGAGGAGTGCGACAAGAAGCTCATCTCTTTGAGGGATGAGATTGCCATCGACCTGTATGAGCTCGAGGAAGAGTATTACTCCTCCAG CTGTGGACAATGGGATGGTGTTGAGTTGCCACTTTGTGAGGCCTTTCATCGGCAGGACAGTTGGGGGTCCCCTGAGATGACCTCTGACCCCTCACATGCCAACCCTGAGGATTCAGACCACTTGGGATCCCAGGAGTCTATGCAACGTCACCGCAACGGCAGTGGCACTAGTGAGCAGTCATGA
- the med22 gene encoding mediator of RNA polymerase II transcription subunit 22 isoform X2, which produces MSTQRVLPQSKETLLQNYNKRLKDDIRSILDNFTEIIKTAKVEDETQVSRATQAEQDHFEMHVRAANIVRAGESLMKLVSDLKQFLILNDFPSVNEAISLRNQQLRTLQEECDKKLISLRDEIAIDLYELEEEYYSSRYK; this is translated from the exons ATGTCCACACAGAGAGTCCTCCCTCAAAGCAAGGAGACTCTTTTGCAGAACTACAACAAGAGACTCAAAGATGACATCAGGTCAATTCTAGACAATTTTACGGAAATAATTAAAACTGCTAAG GTGGAAGATGAGACTCAGGTTTCCAGGGCGACGCAAGCTGAACAGGACCACTTTGAAATGCATGTCCGAGCTGCCAACATT gtACGTGCAGGAGAGTCTCTGATGAAGCTTGTCTCAGACCTGAAGCAGTTCCTTATTCTGAATGATTTCCCGTCTGTCAACGAGGCCATAAGTCTGCGTAACCAGCAGCTGCGCACGCTGCAGGAGGAGTGCGACAAGAAGCTCATCTCTTTGAGGGATGAGATTGCCATCGACCTGTATGAGCTCGAGGAAGAGTATTACTCCTCCAGGTACAAATAG
- the c5h9orf78 gene encoding splicing factor C9orf78 homolog produces the protein MPPGKNFRRRKEDSSDEEDDETKFVVRSKLDEAKELQSLRKRQHGVSIATLLVGEKLPLEAELEDDPFKLKTGGVVDMKKVKDRSRDMTVDENDLNLGTSFSAETNRRDEDADMMKYIETELKKKKGMVEAEEQKVKVKNPEDLLYELPENINVSSAKKTEEMLSNQMLSGIPEVDLGIDAKIKNIINTEEAKAKLLAEQRNKKKDSGTSFVPTNIAVNYVQHNRFYHEDVNAPQRRNREEPKARPLRVGDTEKPAPEASPPNFRKRPNNEKATDDYHYEKFKKMNRRY, from the exons ATGCCACCAGGTAAGAATTTTAGAAGGAGGAAAGAGGATTCATCCGACGAGGAAGATGATGAAACAAAATTCGTAGTCAG GTCAAAACTGGATGAAGCCAAGGAGCTACAAAGTCTGCGCAAAAGGCAGCATGGAGTGAG CATTGCAACGTTACTTGTTGGAGAGAAGCTTCCTTTAGAGGCTGAGCTTgag GATGACCCATTTAAACTGAAGACTGGAGGTGTTGTTGACATGAAGaaagtgaaagacagaagccGAGACAT GACAGTGGATGAAAATGACCTGAATCTTGGTACATCCTTTTCTGCCGAGACTAACAGAAGAGATGAGGATGCTGACAT GATGAAGTACATTGAAACAGagttaaagaaaaagaaaggcaTGGTGGAGGCAGAGGAGCAGAAGGTGAAGGTGAAGAATCCAGAAGACCTCCTGTATGAGCTTCCAGAGAACATCAATGTCAGCTCTGCCAAAAAGACAGAAGAGATGTTGTCCAATCAGATGCTGAGCGGAATTCCAGAGGTGGATCTGGGGATTGA TGCAAAAATAAAGAATATCATCAACACAGAAGAAGCCAAAGCGAAGCTGCTTGCTGAGCAGAGGAATAAGAAGAAAGACAGCGGGACCTCCTTCGTTCCCACTAACATTGCGGTGAATTACGTCCAGCACAATCGCT TCTACCATGAGGATGTAAACGCACCCCAAAGACGCAACAGAGAGGAGCCTAAAGCCAGGCCATTGCGTGTAGGAGATACAGAGAAACCAGCACCTGAGG CTTCACCACCCAATTTCCGCAAGAGACCCAATAACGAGAAGGCCACAGATGACTACCACTATGAGAAATTTAAGAAAATGAACCGACGATATTAA